One segment of Campylobacter hominis ATCC BAA-381 DNA contains the following:
- the panD gene encoding aspartate 1-decarboxylase — protein sequence MTISMLQSKIHRATVTDANLNYVGSITIDEELIKKAGMLEFQKVDILDINNGERFSTYIIKGKKGEICLNGAAARKVCIGDLVIIVSYAQMSTDEALNFKPKIVHVNSKNEALE from the coding sequence ATGACAATTTCAATGCTTCAAAGTAAAATTCACAGAGCCACAGTTACGGATGCAAATCTTAACTATGTGGGTTCAATCACAATAGATGAAGAACTTATAAAAAAAGCTGGAATGCTGGAATTTCAAAAGGTGGATATTTTGGATATAAATAACGGTGAGAGATTCAGCACATATATAATAAAAGGAAAAAAAGGTGAAATTTGCCTAAACGGTGCGGCTGCAAGGAAAGTTTGCATCGGTGATTTGGTTATAATCGTAAGTTATGCGCAAATGAGCACAGATGAAGCTCTGAATTTCAAACCTAAAATCGTGCATGTAAATAGTAAAAATGAAGCTTTGGAGTAG
- a CDS encoding UDP-N-acetylmuramoyl-L-alanyl-D-glutamate--2,6-diaminopimelate ligase: MKIKFQNTFITDNSNECQNGAYFMQIDANMKFADSALKNGAKIISIDEAKKMLNINKNIKIVGITGTNGKTTTAAAIYSTLLDLGFKCGLSGTRGAFINDCRIDEKGLTTSSVFKTIGYLYEASKEDCEFFIMEVSSHAIAQNRIQGLNFALKIFTNLTQDHLDYHKTMEEYARVKSSFFKDDTPKLINKDAGGITYNETNARTYALKQIATYSVLAYSVKGAIDALLRTPDGEIQIESPLVGEFNLYNLMAAFAAVKILTNYDNKKIAEALANFGGVEGRVQIVSRNPYVVVDFAHTPDGIEKVLNALKDHELIAVFGAGGDRDKTKRPKMGAIVEHFAKTAIITSDNPRSEDPNVIIDEIESGMREKNKIIKIENRAEAIKKAISLAKNGEMVVILGKGDETYQEIKGVKHHFNDKECVLEILNGAK; encoded by the coding sequence ATGAAAATAAAATTTCAAAATACATTTATTACCGATAATTCCAACGAATGCCAAAATGGCGCATATTTTATGCAAATCGACGCAAATATGAAATTTGCGGACAGTGCGTTAAAAAATGGTGCAAAAATCATAAGTATAGATGAAGCTAAAAAAATGCTTAATATAAATAAAAATATCAAAATCGTCGGAATCACTGGCACAAACGGCAAAACCACAACCGCCGCGGCAATTTATTCCACTCTTTTGGATTTAGGCTTTAAATGCGGATTATCGGGCACAAGAGGCGCTTTTATAAATGATTGTAGAATTGATGAAAAAGGTCTTACAACAAGTTCTGTTTTTAAAACAATCGGTTATTTGTATGAGGCAAGCAAAGAAGACTGTGAGTTTTTTATAATGGAAGTAAGCTCTCACGCAATTGCGCAAAACCGTATACAAGGACTGAATTTTGCACTTAAAATTTTTACAAATCTAACACAGGATCACCTTGATTATCACAAAACTATGGAAGAATATGCACGCGTAAAAAGCTCATTTTTCAAAGACGATACGCCGAAATTGATAAATAAGGACGCGGGCGGTATCACATACAATGAAACAAATGCACGAACTTACGCATTAAAACAGATTGCAACTTATTCTGTTTTAGCTTATAGCGTAAAAGGAGCGATTGACGCTCTTTTAAGAACACCGGATGGAGAAATTCAAATTGAAAGTCCGCTTGTAGGAGAGTTTAATTTATATAATTTAATGGCTGCGTTTGCGGCTGTTAAAATTCTTACAAATTATGATAATAAAAAAATTGCCGAAGCACTTGCAAATTTTGGCGGTGTGGAAGGTCGTGTCCAAATTGTAAGTCGCAATCCTTATGTAGTTGTAGATTTTGCTCATACGCCGGATGGAATTGAAAAAGTATTAAATGCGCTAAAAGATCACGAACTTATTGCAGTTTTTGGCGCCGGCGGAGATAGAGATAAGACAAAGCGTCCAAAAATGGGAGCGATAGTAGAGCATTTCGCAAAAACGGCAATTATTACAAGTGATAATCCAAGAAGTGAAGATCCAAATGTCATAATAGATGAAATTGAAAGCGGTATGCGAGAAAAAAACAAAATAATAAAAATAGAAAATCGCGCCGAAGCTATAAAAAAAGCGATAAGTCTTGCTAAAAACGGCGAAATGGTTGTGATTCTCGGTAAAGGCGATGAAACTTATCAGGAAATTAAAGGTGTAAAGCATCATTTTAACGATAAAGAGTGCGTTCTTGAAATTTTAAATGGCGCTAAGTGA
- a CDS encoding YbaB/EbfC family nucleoid-associated protein, with the protein MFEGFDLSKMNEMLGDLQKKAQQMENENANREFSVKSGAGMVEIKISGKGEVLDVSIDDSLMSDKDSLQILLISAINDAVKLIDNEKKNLAAKMLGDIGNLGGFGCEK; encoded by the coding sequence ATGTTTGAAGGTTTTGATTTATCTAAAATGAATGAAATGCTTGGCGACTTACAAAAAAAGGCGCAGCAAATGGAAAACGAAAATGCAAACCGCGAGTTTAGCGTAAAAAGCGGAGCCGGAATGGTAGAAATAAAAATCAGCGGAAAAGGCGAAGTTTTAGATGTAAGTATAGACGACAGCCTTATGAGCGACAAAGACAGCCTTCAAATTTTGCTGATTTCCGCTATAAATGACGCGGTTAAACTAATTGACAATGAAAAGAAAAACTTAGCAGCAAAAATGCTTGGAGATATTGGAAATTTAGGCGGTTTCGGTTGCGAAAAATGA
- a CDS encoding NADH-quinone oxidoreductase subunit M gives MEHFLSLVIFFPLLAGIFGIFIEEKNIKIYGICAAIVELILSIILWFNFGFLEGNFKFIEFIPFIKNVGINYFIGIDGISLFLIILSTFMTLIALISLTIKERIKHLVISILALEMTMIGVFAALDGILFYIFWELSLIPMLYIIGAWGSGKRIYAAVKFFIYTFFGSVFMLFGLIFMAYLCYKTNGSFSFNILDWQRLEIPFNYQIWLFLAFSIAFAIKTPLFPFHTWLPYAHGQAPTIGSVLLAAVLLKMGTYGFVRFSLPIFPDASLYFADMMCVIAIIMIIYTSFIAFAQKDLKQVIAYSSIAHMGVIMLGIFSFTIEGISGAVFLMLSHGIVSGGLFMLVGFIYERKHTKLMSEFGGLAKVMPFYAFTFCVVLLGSIGLPLTIGFVGEFLSLLGMFKYEPIYAFLGGFGIIMGAIYSMNLYKKTFFGPVIHEENRKLKDLNVMENFAIVPICILVIVLGVYPKPVLSQIDVSSSVIVNQMSQKSLTKMQIRLQRLNFIKDEK, from the coding sequence ATGGAGCATTTTTTAAGTTTGGTTATATTTTTTCCACTTCTAGCGGGAATTTTCGGAATTTTTATTGAAGAAAAAAATATTAAAATTTATGGCATTTGCGCGGCAATAGTCGAGCTTATACTTTCGATTATTTTGTGGTTTAATTTCGGATTTTTGGAAGGTAATTTTAAATTTATCGAGTTTATACCGTTTATAAAAAATGTAGGTATAAATTATTTTATAGGAATTGACGGAATTTCGCTGTTTTTAATTATTTTAAGCACATTTATGACACTTATAGCTCTAATCAGTCTTACCATAAAAGAGCGCATAAAACATCTTGTCATTTCAATCTTAGCTTTGGAAATGACGATGATCGGCGTTTTTGCGGCACTTGACGGAATTCTATTTTATATATTTTGGGAGCTTTCTCTTATTCCTATGCTTTATATTATCGGTGCTTGGGGAAGCGGCAAAAGAATTTACGCTGCGGTCAAATTTTTCATTTATACATTTTTCGGTTCCGTGTTCATGCTTTTCGGACTAATTTTTATGGCTTATCTTTGCTATAAAACAAACGGTTCTTTCAGTTTTAATATTTTAGATTGGCAACGCCTTGAAATTCCGTTTAACTATCAAATTTGGCTGTTTCTGGCTTTTTCTATCGCATTTGCAATCAAAACTCCGCTTTTTCCATTTCATACCTGGCTTCCTTATGCACACGGACAAGCTCCTACAATCGGCTCCGTGCTTTTGGCAGCCGTGCTTCTTAAAATGGGAACTTACGGTTTTGTAAGATTTTCTCTTCCGATTTTTCCTGATGCAAGCTTGTATTTTGCCGATATGATGTGCGTTATCGCTATTATTATGATTATTTACACTTCATTTATTGCGTTTGCTCAAAAAGATCTTAAACAGGTTATCGCTTACAGTTCAATTGCACATATGGGCGTGATTATGCTTGGAATTTTCAGCTTTACAATTGAAGGAATCAGCGGTGCGGTATTTTTAATGCTAAGCCATGGAATTGTCAGCGGCGGGCTTTTTATGCTTGTAGGTTTTATTTATGAAAGAAAACATACGAAACTTATGTCGGAGTTCGGCGGGCTTGCTAAAGTTATGCCGTTTTATGCATTTACATTTTGTGTAGTGCTTTTAGGCTCTATCGGACTTCCGCTTACAATCGGTTTTGTAGGAGAGTTTTTAAGTTTGCTAGGAATGTTTAAATACGAACCGATTTATGCGTTTTTGGGAGGTTTCGGTATTATAATGGGCGCGATTTATAGTATGAATCTTTATAAAAAGACATTTTTCGGACCTGTTATTCATGAAGAAAATCGCAAATTAAAAGATCTTAATGTAATGGAAAATTTTGCGATTGTGCCGATTTGTATTTTGGTTATCGTTCTTGGTGTTTATCCAAAACCTGTTCTTAGCCAAATCGATGTTTCATCAAGTGTAATCGTAAATCAGATGAGTCAAAAAAGCCTAACAAAGATGCAAATAAGACTTCAAAGGCTGAATTTCATAAAGGATGAAAAATGA
- the nuoL gene encoding NADH-quinone oxidoreductase subunit L, with protein sequence MLNYVLISLFAPLVAFILAGIFAFSKKSNFIGIVCSILIILSAVCSFALLEFTYGGHIINVYLGDFIGAGSFDSYFTFLIDSVSAVMMTTVGIVAAIVHIYSIGYMEHDEKFNKFFSFLGLFVFSMLILVMSDNFLGLFIGWEGVGLCSWLLIGFWYDKDNNSWCANEAFIMNRVADLGILLGIFLIYTQVGSLRYAEVFDAAAGINPFILSVIAILLFIGAMGKSAQFPFHTWLADAMAGPTPVSALIHAATMVTAGVYLVIRANVIFAAVPAVSYFIVCLGVFVAVFAASMALVHDDLKKIIAYSTLSQLGYMFVAAGFGAYWIALFHLMTHAFFKSLLFLCAGNVMHAMNDDLNIKKMGGLYKFMKPTAILMIIGSIALCGYYPFSGFFSKDKILEVAFNEGDLIIWVTLLTGAVFTAFYSFRLIILVFFGKQKFTHTPHEAKNFVIISLIPLGILAVISGFFENKFTEFVLEILPGYDFGISKSTAKILIIITFFAILSSTIFAVFAYTKQIFSPKIEQNLIYKILKNQYFIPKFYDKVIVAGYFKISEFCEKIDNKIIDTTVDLIARYIMKTATVTNKMQSGNLSLMLRLMVIGFVILLISAFVI encoded by the coding sequence ATGTTAAATTATGTTTTAATCTCACTTTTTGCGCCTTTAGTCGCTTTTATACTGGCAGGTATTTTCGCATTCAGTAAAAAATCGAATTTTATAGGCATTGTTTGTTCGATTCTTATAATTTTAAGCGCCGTTTGCAGTTTTGCACTTTTGGAATTTACATACGGCGGACATATTATAAATGTGTATTTGGGCGATTTTATAGGGGCCGGATCATTTGACTCATATTTCACATTCCTTATAGACAGTGTAAGTGCCGTAATGATGACAACAGTTGGGATTGTGGCTGCTATCGTACATATTTATTCAATCGGTTATATGGAACACGATGAGAAATTTAATAAATTTTTCAGTTTTTTAGGACTTTTTGTATTTTCTATGCTCATTTTGGTTATGAGCGACAACTTTTTGGGACTTTTTATAGGCTGGGAAGGCGTTGGACTTTGCAGTTGGTTGCTTATCGGTTTTTGGTATGATAAAGATAATAACAGCTGGTGTGCAAATGAAGCTTTTATAATGAATAGAGTGGCTGATCTTGGAATTTTACTTGGAATTTTTCTTATTTATACACAAGTAGGATCTCTTCGATATGCGGAAGTATTTGATGCGGCGGCAGGTATTAATCCATTTATACTTAGTGTTATTGCTATTTTGCTTTTTATTGGTGCGATGGGAAAATCGGCTCAATTTCCATTTCATACATGGTTAGCCGATGCAATGGCCGGACCAACTCCGGTTTCTGCGCTAATTCATGCCGCTACAATGGTTACAGCCGGCGTTTATTTGGTAATTCGCGCAAATGTGATTTTTGCAGCTGTTCCTGCTGTGAGCTATTTTATAGTTTGTCTTGGTGTATTTGTGGCGGTTTTTGCTGCAAGCATGGCTTTAGTGCACGATGATCTTAAAAAAATCATAGCTTATTCTACGCTTTCGCAACTTGGATATATGTTTGTAGCAGCAGGTTTCGGGGCTTATTGGATTGCGCTTTTTCATTTGATGACACACGCATTTTTTAAATCTTTGCTGTTTTTGTGTGCAGGAAACGTAATGCATGCGATGAATGATGATTTGAATATCAAAAAAATGGGTGGGCTTTATAAATTTATGAAACCGACTGCAATTTTAATGATTATAGGTTCCATAGCACTTTGCGGGTATTATCCGTTTTCAGGATTTTTCAGTAAAGATAAAATTTTAGAAGTTGCATTTAACGAAGGCGATTTAATTATTTGGGTTACACTTTTAACAGGGGCCGTTTTCACCGCATTTTATAGTTTCAGACTTATTATACTTGTATTTTTCGGAAAACAAAAATTTACACACACTCCTCATGAAGCTAAAAATTTTGTCATCATATCGCTTATTCCACTTGGAATTTTAGCGGTTATTTCAGGATTTTTTGAAAATAAATTTACAGAGTTCGTTCTTGAAATTTTGCCTGGTTATGATTTCGGAATTTCTAAAAGTACCGCAAAAATTTTAATCATTATTACGTTTTTTGCTATTCTATCAAGCACTATTTTTGCTGTTTTCGCTTATACAAAACAAATTTTTAGCCCTAAAATTGAGCAAAATTTAATATATAAAATTTTAAAAAATCAATATTTTATCCCAAAATTTTATGATAAGGTAATTGTTGCGGGATATTTTAAGATCAGCGAATTTTGCGAAAAAATCGATAATAAAATAATAGACACGACAGTAGATCTTATCGCAAGATATATCATGAAAACAGCCACCGTTACAAATAAAATGCAAAGCGGAAATCTTTCGCTTATGCTTCGTTTGATGGTTATAGGTTTTGTGATTTTGCTGATTTCGGCATTTGTGATTTAA
- a CDS encoding ribonucleotide-diphosphate reductase subunit beta, which produces MKRKKIYNPFSNETLTERKIFSGNPQGILNFTKAKYVWALKLWDIMEANTWFPREVDTTDDVRDYNFNLTPAEKRMYELVWSQLISMDSFQTNNLADNINPYITAPEINAILARQAYEEANHSKSYAVMVEAICQNTDQIYEMEKFDDVLREKNDYISSIYEELAGEVDENKLLLAMVANQILEGIYFYSGFCSIYALARSGKMLGSAQMIRFIQRDEITHLLLFQNMINSVRKERPDLFNDKNIAKIYEMFEKAGELEIKWGKYITQNQIMGLTDEIIEEYIHYLVDNRLSAIGLNKKYNARHPIKWVDDFAKFNDQKSNFFESKVTNYSKGSLNFDDF; this is translated from the coding sequence ATGAAAAGAAAGAAAATATATAATCCGTTTTCAAACGAAACGCTTACAGAGCGTAAAATTTTTTCAGGAAATCCGCAAGGAATTTTAAATTTTACAAAAGCGAAATATGTATGGGCTTTAAAGCTTTGGGATATTATGGAAGCCAATACATGGTTTCCGCGTGAAGTCGATACTACAGATGATGTAAGGGATTATAATTTTAATTTAACACCTGCTGAAAAACGTATGTATGAGCTTGTTTGGAGCCAACTTATTTCAATGGACAGTTTCCAAACGAATAATTTGGCGGATAATATAAATCCTTATATAACAGCTCCTGAAATCAACGCGATTTTAGCTCGTCAAGCTTACGAAGAGGCAAATCACAGTAAAAGTTACGCTGTAATGGTAGAAGCCATTTGTCAAAACACGGATCAAATTTATGAGATGGAAAAATTTGATGATGTGCTTCGCGAAAAAAACGATTATATTTCAAGTATTTACGAAGAACTTGCGGGTGAGGTTGATGAAAATAAACTGCTTTTGGCAATGGTTGCAAATCAAATTTTGGAAGGAATTTATTTTTATTCCGGATTTTGTTCTATTTACGCGCTTGCAAGAAGCGGTAAAATGTTAGGAAGCGCTCAAATGATTCGTTTTATTCAAAGAGATGAAATTACACATTTGCTTCTTTTTCAAAATATGATAAATTCCGTTCGCAAAGAGCGCCCGGATCTTTTTAACGATAAAAATATAGCTAAAATTTATGAAATGTTTGAAAAAGCGGGCGAACTTGAAATCAAATGGGGAAAATACATCACACAAAATCAAATTATGGGTTTAACGGATGAAATTATCGAAGAATATATTCATTATCTAGTCGATAATAGATTAAGCGCAATCGGACTTAACAAAAAATACAATGCTCGTCATCCGATAAAATGGGTTGACGATTTTGCGAAATTCAATGACCAAAAATCAAATTTCTTTGAAAGCAAAGTTACGAATTACAGCAAAGGAAGTTTAAATTTCGATGATTTTTAG
- a CDS encoding polyprenyl synthetase family protein, which produces MSPLENFENYLRENPIKAPSFHPYFEEALNYMLFAGGKHFRAQLCLGVVETMAPKKLSKAMPIALAIEMIHTYSLIHDDLPSVDNADFRRGIATIHKKYDEVSAILVGDALNTEAFYRISRADLNDNIKIKCVEILSKNAGSAGMVLGQAIDCFFEKKQLEISQVEFLHRLKTGALIGASLALGATISEIPKEKTDKIYEIGLKLGLAFQINDDLIDATSSDKIAGKPVGHDEFKNSFTNIIGIENSKLYKNRLIAEILNENFEPKLKKMVENLIEKYLKG; this is translated from the coding sequence ATGAGCCCGCTTGAAAATTTTGAAAACTATTTACGTGAAAATCCGATAAAAGCGCCAAGTTTTCATCCTTATTTTGAAGAAGCGTTAAATTATATGCTATTTGCCGGCGGAAAACATTTCAGAGCGCAACTTTGCTTAGGTGTTGTGGAAACTATGGCACCGAAAAAACTTTCAAAAGCAATGCCTATTGCGCTTGCAATCGAGATGATTCATACATATTCACTTATCCATGATGATTTGCCAAGCGTCGATAATGCGGATTTTAGAAGAGGAATTGCTACAATTCATAAAAAATATGATGAGGTAAGTGCAATTTTAGTTGGAGATGCACTAAATACGGAGGCTTTTTATAGAATTTCACGCGCTGATTTAAACGATAATATTAAAATAAAATGCGTTGAAATTTTAAGTAAAAACGCAGGAAGCGCTGGAATGGTTTTGGGTCAGGCGATTGATTGTTTTTTTGAAAAAAAACAGCTTGAAATTTCGCAAGTTGAATTTTTACATCGTTTAAAAACCGGTGCTCTAATCGGTGCAAGCTTAGCTCTTGGTGCAACAATTTCAGAAATACCGAAAGAAAAAACTGATAAAATTTACGAAATCGGACTGAAACTAGGACTTGCTTTTCAAATAAATGATGATTTGATAGATGCCACAAGCAGTGATAAAATCGCAGGAAAACCTGTAGGACACGATGAATTTAAAAATTCATTTACAAATATTATCGGTATAGAAAATTCAAAATTATATAAAAATAGGCTGATTGCCGAAATTTTAAATGAAAATTTCGAGCCGAAACTAAAAAAAATGGTAGAAAATTTAATAGAAAAATATCTGAAAGGATAA
- a CDS encoding protein-L-isoaspartate(D-aspartate) O-methyltransferase — translation MIFSASDYEKRRCTKMAENIATEIEISLPLFRALSEISRSEFVPIEAHAYDLNPQPILGNQWISSPLTVAKMIMQTECDKCENILEIGCGSGYAAAVLSKIVNRVFTIERIERLVKEAKKHFENLGISNVNVRYDDGNCGWRNFAPYERILIWAASENVNDRLFSQLENGGILLAPIIKDDKQFITKFRKNINGEISEEIVEECEFVPLLSGRE, via the coding sequence ATGATTTTTAGTGCAAGCGATTATGAAAAACGCAGATGTACGAAAATGGCGGAAAACATCGCAACCGAAATCGAAATTTCATTGCCGCTTTTTCGCGCTTTAAGTGAAATTTCTCGCAGCGAGTTTGTGCCTATTGAAGCTCATGCTTACGATTTAAATCCTCAGCCGATTTTGGGAAATCAGTGGATAAGTTCGCCTTTAACTGTAGCAAAAATGATAATGCAAACGGAATGCGATAAATGTGAAAATATACTTGAAATCGGTTGTGGAAGCGGATACGCAGCGGCCGTGCTTAGCAAAATAGTAAATAGAGTTTTTACAATAGAAAGAATAGAAAGACTTGTAAAAGAGGCGAAAAAACATTTTGAAAATTTAGGAATTTCAAATGTAAATGTGCGATATGACGACGGAAACTGCGGCTGGAGAAATTTTGCTCCGTATGAACGAATTTTAATTTGGGCGGCAAGCGAAAATGTTAACGATAGATTGTTTTCTCAGCTTGAAAACGGTGGAATTTTGCTTGCTCCGATTATAAAAGACGACAAACAATTTATCACAAAATTTCGCAAAAATATAAATGGCGAAATAAGCGAAGAAATTGTTGAAGAGTGCGAGTTTGTTCCGCTTCTAAGCGGCAGAGAATAA
- the nuoN gene encoding NADH-quinone oxidoreductase subunit NuoN produces MKNLIDFGILNLSSIAPMMVLSLFAVFILVLNFINKNISRTFWTMLAILGLAINIFFLFGYSGIVRGFFDLVLIDGFAFISMIIILLFSILFLPLTLSKENFHDCSLAEFYALYLFMIVGYEFMVSSQNLIVILVGLETSSLALYTLIALHNRTRAIEAAIKYFTMGALSTGFFCFAIVIFYLSSASLDISAISYSAKNTDSILIATACIFLICSIGFKLSLIPFHTWIPDVYEGSSEVMAGYISIVPKIAGFIVAMRVFESLYDSNIAFIQISLYIIAVLTMTLANIMALIQNDVKRMLAFSSISHAGFVLCAVVIGTKSANIGLFLYWLMFSFANLGAFSVLWFTRNKQNIWHERFDHPFEKFNGLVKFLPYTSFLMALFMISLAGIPPFSVFWGKMYLMGSAISSGFIFMAVIMAINSAIAVYYYLRIIVCMFLKEPLENAEATLYKQNSSNAIKFIITFSAILCILAPFMVKFWTDFVLKFI; encoded by the coding sequence ATGAAAAATTTAATTGATTTCGGTATATTAAATTTATCTTCTATCGCACCTATGATGGTTTTGAGTCTATTTGCCGTATTTATTCTGGTTTTAAATTTTATTAACAAAAATATATCTCGAACATTTTGGACTATGCTTGCTATTTTAGGGCTTGCTATAAATATTTTCTTTTTATTCGGATATTCGGGCATTGTTCGCGGATTTTTCGATCTTGTTTTAATTGATGGATTTGCATTTATTTCCATGATTATTATTTTGCTGTTTTCCATTCTTTTTCTGCCGCTTACTCTTAGCAAAGAGAACTTTCATGATTGCAGTTTAGCGGAATTTTATGCGCTTTATTTATTTATGATAGTAGGATATGAATTTATGGTTTCAAGTCAAAATTTGATTGTGATTTTAGTCGGACTTGAAACATCATCTCTTGCACTTTATACTTTAATAGCGCTTCACAATCGCACACGCGCTATAGAAGCCGCTATAAAATATTTTACAATGGGAGCGCTTAGTACCGGATTTTTTTGTTTTGCAATTGTGATTTTTTATTTAAGTAGTGCAAGTCTTGATATAAGTGCGATTTCATATAGTGCAAAAAATACAGATTCGATTTTAATTGCTACGGCTTGCATATTTTTGATTTGCTCAATCGGTTTTAAATTATCCTTGATTCCGTTTCACACGTGGATACCGGATGTTTATGAAGGTTCAAGTGAAGTAATGGCAGGATATATTTCAATTGTGCCTAAAATTGCCGGCTTTATCGTTGCTATGAGAGTTTTTGAATCGCTTTATGATTCAAATATCGCATTTATTCAAATATCTCTTTACATTATTGCCGTGCTTACGATGACACTGGCAAATATTATGGCGTTAATTCAAAATGATGTAAAAAGAATGCTTGCATTCAGCTCGATTTCTCATGCGGGATTTGTGCTTTGCGCCGTTGTAATCGGAACCAAATCGGCGAATATAGGGCTTTTTCTATATTGGCTTATGTTTTCTTTCGCAAATCTCGGCGCATTTAGCGTGCTTTGGTTTACTCGCAACAAGCAAAATATTTGGCACGAACGATTTGATCATCCATTTGAAAAATTTAACGGACTTGTTAAATTTTTGCCTTATACTTCATTCTTAATGGCGCTTTTTATGATTTCACTTGCAGGAATTCCACCTTTTAGTGTATTCTGGGGAAAAATGTATCTTATGGGCTCGGCTATCAGCTCGGGTTTTATTTTTATGGCTGTGATTATGGCGATAAACAGCGCAATTGCAGTGTATTATTATTTGCGAATTATCGTTTGTATGTTTTTAAAAGAGCCGCTTGAAAATGCGGAAGCGACATTGTATAAACAAAATTCATCGAATGCGATAAAATTTATTATTACATTTTCTGCAATTTTATGTATTTTGGCGCCGTTTATGGTAAAATTTTGGACAGATTTTGTATTGAAATTTATATAA